The genomic segment ATAAAGTTCCACAGCACCACCCACTAAAATTGCTACCACAGAAATCAGAGTCGTGAAGGAAGTATTGATTGTCCGACCTAATGTTTGTGAGATGGAAACATTGATAATATTCGAAAGGGATAGATTGTCCTTACCGTGGGAATTCTCTCGGATTCGATCAAAGACAACGATTTTATCATTGATTGAGTAGCCTAAAAGGGTTAATAGAGCGGCAATCATAGGAACCGATGGTTTGATTTGGAAAAAGCCAATCATCGCGAGAGTAAAGAGAATATCATGGATGAGGGCAATGGATGAGGCCAAAGCAAATTTAAATTGGGAGCGGTAGCTCAAATACAGAAGGATAATGGCCAAAGTTGTCAGCATTAAGGTTATCCCAGTTGAGGTTAACTCACCCCCAACAACAGCGCCCACTTGGTCGGCTGATAGAATATTCTTTTTCTCGAGTTGAAACTCTTTTCGAAGTAATATCACAAAACGATCAATAGAAGAAGTTCCCAACTCTCTTTCCGCTTGGGGGATCTTTGAGTAGAGATCTTCAATGATCGGGATGGAACCTAATCCGATATCCAATTGGTACATATTCTTTTCTTTTTCAAGTAGAATGATGACCGCTTCAATGTTAGACGATTTAAAGTAGCTCTCTAAATCAGAACGAGACTTGCCAGTAGGTAATTCTACAACTGTTCGCAAACCCCCATCGAAGTCCAAAGAGTGTGCAAAACCACCATGACGAACAAAGGTAAATACAAATCCTAGTAGGATTAGAAGGAACGAAAGTGTAATGGTGAAATATTTGTACTTTGTATAATTTAAATTAAACATGTTTAGCCACCGTTTTTCCAAAGAAGAAAGGTCTTAAGTTGATGCTTCGAATTTGTGTTCTGTTGACCAAAAGCTCCATGAACAATCGAGATAGAAATAAGGAAGTGAATAGAGTCGTAACAATCCCCCAACAAAGAGTGATTGCAAAGCCTTTGATCGGCCCATTTCCAAGACGTATCATCAATATACCTGCAATCAAAGTGGTAAGGTTTGAGTCCATGATGGTCCAAAATGCGTTCTCAAACCCTTGGGTGACGGCGATGCTCAGTGGCCTTCCTGCTTCAATCTCTTCTCTGATCCTTTCATAAATGATCACATTGGCATCAACAGCCATACCAACGGTCAGGATAACCCCTGCAAATCCAGGCAATGTTAATGTGAAATCCATTAAGGTAAGCAGTGCAGCCAAGATGATGATATTGGCAACAAGCGATATATCTGCCAAAAATCCAGCAAGGCGGTAGTAGAGGATCATATATAACATGACCAAAATGAACCCTATCACAACAGCTTTGACACCTACTTCTATGGATTCTATTCCAAGAGTCGGACCAATGAAACGCATTTCTAGTACAGAAAGAGGTATGGGTAGTGCTCCCTCTGAAATCACATTTGCAAGTCTTATGGCTTCATCTTGGGTAAAGCTACCGGAAATTTCTGCTCGGCCCCCAGCAATGGGGTCATTGATCACAGGATTGGAAACAACTTTATCCCCCCAAACAATCGCTAGGTTTCTCCCTCGATTTTCAGATGTTAGGTCAAAAAACTTTTCAGCACCGTTCGGACTCAAGGTAAAACTCACCATCCAACCATAACTGTTTGAGTTATAGGAAGGCTGTGCATTTGTCATGTCATTGCCCGAAAGAGAAATTTTTCTTTCAAGGACGACAAAACTTCTAGGCAATAAGGTAGATTTTGCAGATTCCCCTCTTCTCCAGTATGCGAACAATTTGTACTGTGGAGGGATATTGTATTTTCTTTCCAAAGACTCCAAAAATTCATCTTGCTGCTTTTTACTTGCTTTGTTTTTGACAAGCTCTTGGAATTTAAAAATTTCTGTTTCCTCTCGCTTTCCTTGGTCCATGAACCGTCTTTCATTCTCATCAATGCGAGAACGTAGTGCA from the Leptospira ryugenii genome contains:
- the secD gene encoding protein translocase subunit SecD, with translation MRSYSLLLIPFFIIGIALTILYPNFAERTLSLAIQKEVYSLPLEEQNKVVSDFFSRWQKDYNSNGQWSISPNQGLPGIDQPFYTIKGRFITSAKINQISQENQSLVLESKNKVEPTLIEDLIRGGKSLSIKLGLDLQGGMRVVLKGDFDDYTSKLKDLYAKEIADQNAILADGKKSEEDKKKASDRLKEIQSNFELSPMRKLVELEKAKMIIDNRLTSQNLTEPQVRIQKEQDAIEVSLPGVTNSAAILEILQNTETVEYRIEEPSPFALRSRIDENERRFMDQGKREETEIFKFQELVKNKASKKQQDEFLESLERKYNIPPQYKLFAYWRRGESAKSTLLPRSFVVLERKISLSGNDMTNAQPSYNSNSYGWMVSFTLSPNGAEKFFDLTSENRGRNLAIVWGDKVVSNPVINDPIAGGRAEISGSFTQDEAIRLANVISEGALPIPLSVLEMRFIGPTLGIESIEVGVKAVVIGFILVMLYMILYYRLAGFLADISLVANIIILAALLTLMDFTLTLPGFAGVILTVGMAVDANVIIYERIREEIEAGRPLSIAVTQGFENAFWTIMDSNLTTLIAGILMIRLGNGPIKGFAITLCWGIVTTLFTSLFLSRLFMELLVNRTQIRSINLRPFFFGKTVAKHV
- the secF gene encoding protein translocase subunit SecF; this translates as MFNLNYTKYKYFTITLSFLLILLGFVFTFVRHGGFAHSLDFDGGLRTVVELPTGKSRSDLESYFKSSNIEAVIILLEKEKNMYQLDIGLGSIPIIEDLYSKIPQAERELGTSSIDRFVILLRKEFQLEKKNILSADQVGAVVGGELTSTGITLMLTTLAIILLYLSYRSQFKFALASSIALIHDILFTLAMIGFFQIKPSVPMIAALLTLLGYSINDKIVVFDRIRENSHGKDNLSLSNIINVSISQTLGRTINTSFTTLISVVAILVGGAVELYDFAIILIFGVVVGTYSSIFIAAPISEIYDLIRRKRKLAA